The Pirellulimonas nuda genome includes a region encoding these proteins:
- a CDS encoding DUF433 domain-containing protein, with protein MRFTRITVSPEQMGGVPCIRGLRIPVATVVGMAADGMTAAEVVAAYPDLQLDDYREALAYAAEALRERELPLQGVA; from the coding sequence ATGCGGTTCACTAGGATCACCGTATCGCCCGAACAGATGGGGGGCGTCCCCTGCATCCGCGGACTGCGGATCCCTGTCGCGACGGTTGTAGGGATGGCTGCCGACGGGATGACGGCGGCGGAAGTCGTCGCAGCGTACCCGGACCTTCAGCTCGACGACTATCGCGAGGCGCTCGCGTACGCCGCGGAGGCGCTTCGTGAACGCGAGCTGCCGCTGCAGGGCGTCGCATGA